TATTAAGAGAAAAGAACTTCCTGAGCTTGACGATGATTTTGCTATGGATGTTTCTGAATTTGATACCCTTGATGAATATAAAAATAATCTTAGAGCAAAACTAGAAGAGGCTAATGAACAACACTTTAAACAAAGTAAAATAAACAAAGCTGTTAATGCTCTAGCAGAGATTACCGAGGTAGAAGTACCTGAGGTAATGGTTGAAGATCAGATAAAAAAGGATTTCGAAGATTTTACTCATAGAATAGCACAAATGGGTATTGATATAGACACCTACTACTCAATAGTTCAAACTGACGAAGAGTCTGTAAAAGAAGAATTGAGAGAGCCTGCTAAAAACAGAGTAAAAACAGATTTAGCTTTAGAGGCTTTTGCAAAAGCTGAGAATGTTGAAGTAAGTGATGAAGAAATCGACAATGAACTAAGAGAACTAGCAAAAGTTTATGCTGAAAAAGATATAGAAAAATTCGTATCAGATTATAAAGAAAACAACGACTTATATGGAATTACAGAGTTTATTAGAAACAGAAAAACTCTAGATAAACTTGCTGAAATAGTTGAATTTAACATCGTAGAAGAAGTAGAAGAAGAAGCAGAGGAAGTAGAAGAAACTGTTTCTGAATAATGTTAAATATGTAAAATAAGAGGAGGTATAATATGGTAATGGTGCCTATAGTTGTCGAGCAGACAAATAGGGGTGAAAGGTCATACGATATATATTCCCGACTTCTCAAAGAGAGAATAATATTTTTAAGTGGTCCGATAGATGACAATGTTGCGAATCTCGTAGTTGCACAGTTATTGTTTCTAGTTGCAGAAGATCCGACTAAAGATATCAATATATACATTAATTCACCTGGTGGTTCAGTAAGTGCCGGTCTTGCAATATACGACACTATGCAATATATTAAATGTGATGTCAGCACTATTTGCATTGGTCAAGCTGCAAGCATGGGAGCATTTTTATTGGCAGCCGGTACTAAAGGAAAGAGATACTCTCTACCAAATGCTGATATAATGATACATCAGCCACTTGGAGGAGCTCAGGGGCAAGCAGAAGATATTAAAATTCAAGCTGAAAAAATATTAAAAGTAAGAGCTTTAATAAATAAGATACTGGCAGAGAAAACAGGTCAAACTCTTAAGAGGATAGAAAAAGATACAGATAGAGACTTTTATATGACAGCAGAGGAAGCAGTAAAATACGGGTTAATTGATGAAGTTATAGAAAAATCTGCTTAATTTAGGAGGAATTAATGGCAAAGTATGAAGAAAAGAGAATAGAATGTTCTTTTTGCGGAAAAAGCCAAGATGAAGTACAAAGACTGATAGCTGGACCTAATGTCTATATATGTGATGAATGTATAAGGCTTTGTACTGAAATAATTGATGAAGAAGATGAAATACTGGAAAAAGTTTTTGATGAAATGCCAAAGCCGGTTGAAATTAAAAGGATACTTGACGAGTATATAATTCAACAAGATTCATGTAAAAAAGCACTGGCTGTAGCTGTATATAATCACTATAAGAGAATAAACTCCGATATAAAGTCAAATGTGGAATTACAAAAGAGTAATGTCCTGTTAATAGGACCTACAGGATCGGGTAAAACCTTATTGGCTCAGACTCTTGCAAAAATACTGGATGTACCTTTTGCAATAGCTGACGCCACATCTCTAACAGAAGCCGGTTATGTCGGTGAGGATGTTGAGAATGTAATTTTAAAACTGGTACAAGCTGCTGATTATGATATTGAAAGAGCAGAACAGGGCATAATCTACATCGATGAGATAGATAAAATCACTAGAAAATCTTCAAATCCGTCTATTACCAGAGATGTAAGTGGTGAAGGAGTACAACAAGCTCTTCTTAAAATAATAGAGGGCATGGTTGCGAATGTTCCACCACAAGGAGGTAGAAAACATCCTCAACAAGAGTATTTGCAAGTAGACACGAGCAATATTCTGTTTATAGTGGGTGGTGCTTTTGAAGGTATAGAAAAAATCATTGAAACAAGAACCGAGACTACTTCAATTGGTTTTGGAGCAGATATTAGAGACAACAAGATTTCAAAATATTCTGAACTAATTAAGGATATAAGACCGGAAGATATTCTAAAATACGGTATGATTCCTGAATTCGTAGGAAGGATACCCGTTATAGTTGCACTTGAGGAGCTGGATGAGAATTCGCTTATAAGAATTTTAACAGAGCCTAAAAATGCTATTATCAGCCAATACAAGGAACTTTTCCTAATGGATGGTTGTGAACTGGTATTTGAAGAAGGTGCTTTAAAGGCCATAGCAAAAAAAGCATATGCAAGGAAAACCGGTGCGAGAGGTTTAAGATCTATTATTGAAGAAATTCTTATGGATATAATGTTTGAACTCCCATCTATGGAGAATGTTAAAAAGTGCTATATCACGGAAGATACGGTTACTAAAGGCAAAGAACCTACTTTAGTTATTGAGAGCGAAACCCAAACTGAGGTTTCATAAGGACTGACTTACCCACCTAAGAGGTGGGTAAGTCTTTTAAAAAGGAGGTATTATGGTTAACGATTATAAAGAGAATAATATTACCCTCCCTTTAATTGCGTTAAGGGGAATATGGATATTCCCTCACATGGTTATACATTTTGACGTTGGGAGAGAAAAGTCAGTAAAAGCACTCGAAGAAGCAATGTTAAATGACTCAAAGATTCTACTATCTTCTCAAAAAGATTTCAAAGTGGAAGATCCTAAAATAGACGACATCTATGATATGGGAACTATTGCGGTAATCAAGCAAACACTTAAGCTTCCTAACGGTAGTACAAGAGTACTTGTTGAAGGTGTAGATAGAGCCAGAATAACTTCTCTTGAAGAAAAAGACGGATATCTTTTGGCAGATGCTATAGAATATACCTATGAATTTGAAGATATAGAGGTTGAAGATAAAACTAAAGCAGCTATTAGACTTGTCCTTGATGACGTAAAAGAATATATAAATTATAGTCCTCAAATTGCACAAGAGGTAATGCTAGGTTTAATGGATATAGAAGATCCGGGTAGGCTGGCAGATGTAATCGCTTCTTATTTGCAATTGAAATTATCCGATCACTATGTTATTTTAGAGGAGCTGAATTTTTACTCCAGACTTGAAAAGCTTCATATGATTCTAGGTGAAGAAATAGAATTATTAAAAATAGAAGAAAAGATAAATAGAAAAGTAAAGAAACAACTAGATAAAGTTCAAAGGGAATACTATCTAAAAGAACAGCTTAATGTCATTAAGTCCGAATTGGGAGAGTCTGATTTAGACGATGATGTCATGGAAGAGTATATGAAGAAGATAGAGAGCAAAAAACTTCCCAAATATGCTGAAGAAGCGGCGAGAAAAGAGTTAAAGAGGATGGGTCAAATGAGCCCTGCTTCTCCGGAGATAAATGTAAGTAGAACGTATTTAGATTACTTACTGGATTTACCTTGGGCAAAGACTACAAAAGATAAGATTGAGCTTAAGGATTCTAGAGAAATTCTAAATAGAGATCACTATGGCCTTAAGCAAGTTAAAGAAAGAGTACTTGAGTATCTTGCAATACTAAAAAGGACAAAATCAATGTCAGGACCAATCCTTTGTCTTGTAGGTCCGCCGGGAGTCGGAAAAACATCCATAGCAAAATCCATCGCTGAATCTATGCAGAGAAAATTTGTAAGCATGCGTTTAGGTGGAGTAAGAGATGAAGCTGAAATAAGAGGTCATAGAAAGACCTATATTGCAGCAATGCCCGGTAGGATAATCACACTTATGACAAAGGCCGGAACATTAAATCCAGTATTTCTTCTAGATGAGATAGACAAGGTTTCTTCAGATTTCAGAGGAGATCCGGCTTCAGCACTTCTTGAAGTACTGGATCCGGAACAAAACGATGAGTTTACTGACCACTTTTTAGAAGTTCCTTTTGATCTATCAAAAGTAATGTTTGTAACTACGGCAAACTCCACTTCTACAATTCCACCTGCTCTATTGGATAGGATGGAAGTTATCAGAGTAAGTGGATATACTTCGGAAGAGAAATTTGAGATTGCTAAGAGACACTTAATTCCTAAAAATCTTAAAAGCCATGGACTGAAAGAAGATGAATTTGAAATCTCTCAAGCTGCCCTTGAACAATTGATTCAAAATTACACTAGAGAATCGGGTGTAAGAGAACTGGAAAGAATGATTGCCAGAGTTGTTAGAAAATCTGTTAGAAGAATGGTGGAAGAAGGCGTAGACAGAACTAAAATCACCGTACAAAACCTATCCAAGTATGCAGGGAAAGCAAGGTATAGAGATGATATTCTAGAAGACAATCCTATGGTTGGAGTTGTTACCGGTCTTGCCTGGACAGAAGTTGGAGGAGAAATCCTACAGATAGAAGTAAATACAATGCCAGGTACAGGCAAAGTGCAGCTTACCGGACAACTTGGAGATATAATGAAAGAGTCTGCAATGGCAGGTTTTTCGTATATTAGATCAAATGCAGAAAAGCTCGGAATCACAGACAAAGGCTTCTTTAAAGATAAAGATATTCATATCCATATACCAGAAGGTGCAATTCCAAAAGATGGTCCTTCAGCGGGAATATCCATGACGACTGCAATGGTATCTGCACTTACAGGAAGAAAAGTTATGAATTCCGTAGCTATGACCGGAGAAATAACGCTGAGAGGCAGAGTGCTCCCGATAGGCGGAGTAAAAGAAAAGCTATTGGCAGCGAGTAGATATAATATAAAAACCGTCTTACTTCCGGAGACCAATAAAAAAGACATAGATGAGATACCCGAGAAGGTTCTTAAGAATATGAAACTTCATTATGTAAATGATATAAATGATGTACTTGACATCGCATTGGAGCCGATTGAGAATGCTTAAAATAATCAGTAGTGACTTAGATGCAATAGCAGTAAAGTCAGAACAATATCCTGTTGTAGAAATGCCTGAAATAGCCTTTGCAGGTAGATCAAATGTAGGCAAATCTTCATTTATTAACTCGGTATTAAATAGAAAAAACCTAGCAAGAACCAGCTCAAAACCTGGGAAAACCAGGACGATTAATTTCTATTTGGTCAATGAAAACTTTAGATTTGTAGACTTGCCCGGATATGGATATGCTTCTGTGTCAAAGACAGAAAAAGATTCCTGGGGCGATATAATTGAAGAATACCTCAACTTAAGAAACTCACTTAGAGAGGTGTTTTTGCTGGTAGATATAAGACACGAACCTACTTTGCAAGATGTTCAGATGTACGAATGGATTTTGGCATATGGTTTTACCGGATATGTAATTGCAGCTAAAGCTGATAAGATTTCCAAGGGTAAATACCAAAACGCTGAGAAAGTGATAGCGAAAAAATTGGGAATAAAAAACAGAAGTTTAATTTTCCCTTATTCTATAACTAATAAGTACAATCTGGAAAAAGTATTGGGAATAATGGAAGAAGTGCTTGATAAATAAAAAATATAGGTGAATCATGTGATTCACCTATATTTTAAGTATTAATCTTCTTTTGCAAACATATCTTTAGTAGCTCCACAAACTGGGCATACCCAATCTTCTGGAATATCTTCGAACTTAGTTCCTGGTGCAACTCCACCGTCTGGATCGCCTACTTCAGGATCATAAACATAACCACATGGTTCACATACCCATCTTTCCATTGATATATCTCCTTCCATATAAATATTTACATATATATTATAACATATTTTTGTGATATTTTGTACCATACTTGATTAAACGTTATTAATCTATAGGTAATAATGTCTTATTATTGAGGAAGGCGTATATGTATAACAATATCTGATAATAAATTATTTAAAAGAATTTAAAAATTTCATTCAAAGTGATATATTTTAGAGAAATTGGGTAAAATATATGTAGAGCAATTTATATATATAAAATACATTTATTTTTTTATGCATTTTAAGGAAATTATTAGAAGGTGATTATAATGGCTTATTACTATTCGGGTAAGCTGATGAGCGACCTAAACCATATAGATTTAGTGGTTAAGTCAATAATTAAAAAAGTAGATAGAGTAATTGCTGATGAAAATTTATTATTTGATATTAGATTAATTATAAATGAACTTGTTATCAATGGTTGTGAACATGGTAACTGTTTTGATAATACCAAATATATAGATTTAAAACTGGCTATTAATGAGAGGGTCATATCCATCCAGGTAATAGACGAGGGAGAGGGTTTAAACTACGACTTCAGTACTTATGATCCCTGTAGTCTGATGACATCGGGCAGAGGCTTAAAAATAGTAAAAGAGTTATCTGATGAACTAATAATCAAAGAAAATAGTATTACTGCAATCATTAATAAATAATAAGAAACTCGTAGGAATGAATTTGAGAAATCATCGAAATGGGTTTCTTTTATATTGAAAATAAATTCTGTCCAAAAGCTCAAAGTATATGATAAAATCATGTATATACTAAATTAAGGAAGGTTATATGAATAAAGATAATAAAATAAGAAATGTAGCTATTATAGCACACGTAGATCATGGCAAGACAACACTAGTAGATGGACTTTTAAAAACAGCCGGGATATTTAGAGAAAATCAAGTTGTTGACGATAGGATTATGGATTCAAATGATATAGAGAGGGAAAGAGGTATCACTATACTCTCAAAGAATACTGCCATAGAATACAAGGATTATAAAATCAATATTATAGACACACCCGGTCATGCTGACTTCGGTGGTGAGGTTGAAAGGGTACTAAAAATGGCAAATGGGGTAATACTAGTAATCGATGCCTTTGAAGGACCTATGCCTCAGACGAAATTTGTACTTAGGAAAGCTTTTGACTTAAATCTACCTGCCATAATCTGTATAAATAAGATAGATAGGCCTGAGGCAAGAACTGAGGAGATCCAAGATGAACTATTATCACTTTTTATACAAATGGATGCTGATGAATCTTATGTAGATTCTCCATTCGTTTATGCATCAGCCAGAAAAGGATTTGCGACACTGGATCCAAATGTTGTTACTGAGGATATGACTGCGCTATTGGATACCATTATTGAATGGATCCCTGCGCCTGAAGGAAGTATTGATGAACCCTTTAAATTACTGATTTCAACAACCGATTATAATGATTATGTAGGTAGAATTGGGATTGGGAAAATAGAAAGCGGGATAATTAAGCATGGTGATCATGCAGCGATAGTTAATTATAACGAGCCGGAAAAGCATGTAAACATCACGATTTCAAATATATATGAGTTTAAAGGTCTAAATAGAGTGGAAGTAAACAGCTCTACTTGCGGAAATATTGTTGCTGTTACCGGAGTTGAGGGTATAAATATTGGTGATACTATTTGTAGTCCTGATGCAGTCGAAGCATTGCCATTTGTAAAAATTTCTGAACCGACATTATCCGTGACTTTTTCTGTTAACGATGGACCTTTTGCAGGTAAGGAAGGAAAATATGTCACTAGTAGACAAATTCGAAATAGACTATACAAAGAATTACAAACTGATGTAAGTTTAAATGTAGAAGACACTGACACCACGGATGCATTCAAAGTGAGTGGTAGAGGGGAACTTCATTTATCCGTATTAATCGAAAACATGAGAAGAGAAGGATACGAATTTCTTGTCTCCAAGCCGGAAGTACTATATAAAAAAGATGAAGATGGAAAACTACTTGAACCAATTGAAACGGTTATAATCGATGTCGATGAGGAGTATGTTGGAGCAATTATCGAAAAGCTTGGTAGGAGAAAAGGTGAGCTTCTAGATATGAAACCTTCAAAAGGTGGATTTACAAGATTGGAATTCTCTATTCCTGCAAGGGGCTTGATAGGTTACAGACAAGAGTTTATGACTGACACAAGGGGAAATGGAGTTATAAACACCCAATTCGATTCTTATAAAAAACACAAAGGTGAAATACCAAAAAGAAACTTGGGATCATTGATTGCATTTGAAACGGGAACTGCTACAGCTTATGGTTTAGGACAGGCTCAAGACAGGGGATTACTATTCGTAAGCCCTGCTGATGAAGTCTATGAAGGAATGGTAGTGGGCTCTAATGCAAAGGGATTGGATATAGAAGTAAATGTTTGTAAAAGAAAACAGCAAACAAATATAAGATCAGCCGCTGCAGATGATGCAATCAGATTATTTCCTCCAAAGATAATGAGCTTAGAAGAGCTCATGGAATTCATTGAGCCGGATGAACTCATAGAAGTAACTCCAAAGTCATTGAGACTCAGAAAAAAGATACTAAATACTAATTTAAGATATAAATCTCATAAAAATAAAAAGTAAAACTCATTAGTTTAAAAACAGAGATTAAAGGGGTTGTGATATTATGCCTTTTATTGAAATTACATCAAGATCTTTTTGGTGGGTAAATATTTTACTCGCATTACTTGTTGTGTTTTTAGGACGACATAAAAACCCCAAATCAACGCTTATGTGGGTCATGGTTTTGACTATGATTCCAGGTCTTGGGTTTATATTATATTTATTTTTAGGGCAAGACTATAAAAAAAGACAGATGTTTTTGTTGAAAGAAGAGCAAGATGAATTTATAAATAATATTGCACTATTCCAAACTGATTTTATCTCAAAAGGTAAGTTCTTCTATAATAACGAAAAGACTAGGGAATACTACGATTTAATTAGGATGAATTTAGAGGTAGATGAATCATTCTATACACAAGATAATGATATAGAGCTTTTCTACTGGGGTAAAGAAAAATTTGCAAGACTCCTACAAGACATAGAAAATGCTACACAAAGTATAGATTTGCAGTACTATATCTTTAAATACGACAATATCGGTAGCAAGCTTATTAAAGCATTGGAAAGAAAAGCTAAGGAAGGAATCGAAGTAAGAGTTCTATATGACGGAGTGGGAGGTAGGACGCTCAAGAAAAGAGATTTTGAAAAACTGGAGAAGTATGGTGGTGAAGTTAATATATTCTTCCCTAGTTTGATAAGATCTTTCAATTTCAAATTAAACTACAGAAACCATAGAAAGATAGTTGTAATAGACAATCGCATTGGCTATGTTGGTGGATTTAATGTTGGAGACGAGTACCTGGGATTGCATAAAAAATTTGGACCTTGGAGAGATACCCATATAAGAATAGAAGGGTCCGGAGTGCTGGGTTTAAAAGTCAGGTTTATCAAAGACTGGAAATACGCAAGTGGAAAACTGTCTGAGACTTCAGAACACCTAAGTGGCAGATACAATCCTGAAGGCAATAGTGGTATTCAAATAATAACATCCGGTCCTGACACTCAATTTGAAAATATAAAAAATGCTTATTTCAAAATGATAACCAGTGCAAGAGAAGAAATCTTTATTCAAACACCGTATTTTGTTCCTGATGAAGCTATCATGGATGCGCTAAAAACAGCGATTATTTCCGGGGTTAAAGTAACCATTATGATTCCCGGCAATCCAGATCATCCATTTGTGTATTGGGCTTCATTATCATATTTAGGAACCTTGCTACATGCCGGTGCCAGGGTTTATTTA
The sequence above is a segment of the Peptoniphilaceae bacterium AMB_02 genome. Coding sequences within it:
- the clpP gene encoding ATP-dependent Clp endopeptidase proteolytic subunit ClpP, which codes for MVMVPIVVEQTNRGERSYDIYSRLLKERIIFLSGPIDDNVANLVVAQLLFLVAEDPTKDINIYINSPGGSVSAGLAIYDTMQYIKCDVSTICIGQAASMGAFLLAAGTKGKRYSLPNADIMIHQPLGGAQGQAEDIKIQAEKILKVRALINKILAEKTGQTLKRIEKDTDRDFYMTAEEAVKYGLIDEVIEKSA
- the clpX gene encoding ATP-dependent Clp protease ATP-binding subunit ClpX; the protein is MAKYEEKRIECSFCGKSQDEVQRLIAGPNVYICDECIRLCTEIIDEEDEILEKVFDEMPKPVEIKRILDEYIIQQDSCKKALAVAVYNHYKRINSDIKSNVELQKSNVLLIGPTGSGKTLLAQTLAKILDVPFAIADATSLTEAGYVGEDVENVILKLVQAADYDIERAEQGIIYIDEIDKITRKSSNPSITRDVSGEGVQQALLKIIEGMVANVPPQGGRKHPQQEYLQVDTSNILFIVGGAFEGIEKIIETRTETTSIGFGADIRDNKISKYSELIKDIRPEDILKYGMIPEFVGRIPVIVALEELDENSLIRILTEPKNAIISQYKELFLMDGCELVFEEGALKAIAKKAYARKTGARGLRSIIEEILMDIMFELPSMENVKKCYITEDTVTKGKEPTLVIESETQTEVS
- the lon gene encoding endopeptidase La, with protein sequence MVNDYKENNITLPLIALRGIWIFPHMVIHFDVGREKSVKALEEAMLNDSKILLSSQKDFKVEDPKIDDIYDMGTIAVIKQTLKLPNGSTRVLVEGVDRARITSLEEKDGYLLADAIEYTYEFEDIEVEDKTKAAIRLVLDDVKEYINYSPQIAQEVMLGLMDIEDPGRLADVIASYLQLKLSDHYVILEELNFYSRLEKLHMILGEEIELLKIEEKINRKVKKQLDKVQREYYLKEQLNVIKSELGESDLDDDVMEEYMKKIESKKLPKYAEEAARKELKRMGQMSPASPEINVSRTYLDYLLDLPWAKTTKDKIELKDSREILNRDHYGLKQVKERVLEYLAILKRTKSMSGPILCLVGPPGVGKTSIAKSIAESMQRKFVSMRLGGVRDEAEIRGHRKTYIAAMPGRIITLMTKAGTLNPVFLLDEIDKVSSDFRGDPASALLEVLDPEQNDEFTDHFLEVPFDLSKVMFVTTANSTSTIPPALLDRMEVIRVSGYTSEEKFEIAKRHLIPKNLKSHGLKEDEFEISQAALEQLIQNYTRESGVRELERMIARVVRKSVRRMVEEGVDRTKITVQNLSKYAGKARYRDDILEDNPMVGVVTGLAWTEVGGEILQIEVNTMPGTGKVQLTGQLGDIMKESAMAGFSYIRSNAEKLGITDKGFFKDKDIHIHIPEGAIPKDGPSAGISMTTAMVSALTGRKVMNSVAMTGEITLRGRVLPIGGVKEKLLAASRYNIKTVLLPETNKKDIDEIPEKVLKNMKLHYVNDINDVLDIALEPIENA
- the yihA gene encoding ribosome biogenesis GTP-binding protein YihA/YsxC, whose amino-acid sequence is MLKIISSDLDAIAVKSEQYPVVEMPEIAFAGRSNVGKSSFINSVLNRKNLARTSSKPGKTRTINFYLVNENFRFVDLPGYGYASVSKTEKDSWGDIIEEYLNLRNSLREVFLLVDIRHEPTLQDVQMYEWILAYGFTGYVIAAKADKISKGKYQNAEKVIAKKLGIKNRSLIFPYSITNKYNLEKVLGIMEEVLDK
- a CDS encoding rubredoxin, with protein sequence MERWVCEPCGYVYDPEVGDPDGGVAPGTKFEDIPEDWVCPVCGATKDMFAKED
- a CDS encoding ATP-binding protein; protein product: MAYYYSGKLMSDLNHIDLVVKSIIKKVDRVIADENLLFDIRLIINELVINGCEHGNCFDNTKYIDLKLAINERVISIQVIDEGEGLNYDFSTYDPCSLMTSGRGLKIVKELSDELIIKENSITAIINK
- the typA gene encoding translational GTPase TypA produces the protein MNKDNKIRNVAIIAHVDHGKTTLVDGLLKTAGIFRENQVVDDRIMDSNDIERERGITILSKNTAIEYKDYKINIIDTPGHADFGGEVERVLKMANGVILVIDAFEGPMPQTKFVLRKAFDLNLPAIICINKIDRPEARTEEIQDELLSLFIQMDADESYVDSPFVYASARKGFATLDPNVVTEDMTALLDTIIEWIPAPEGSIDEPFKLLISTTDYNDYVGRIGIGKIESGIIKHGDHAAIVNYNEPEKHVNITISNIYEFKGLNRVEVNSSTCGNIVAVTGVEGINIGDTICSPDAVEALPFVKISEPTLSVTFSVNDGPFAGKEGKYVTSRQIRNRLYKELQTDVSLNVEDTDTTDAFKVSGRGELHLSVLIENMRREGYEFLVSKPEVLYKKDEDGKLLEPIETVIIDVDEEYVGAIIEKLGRRKGELLDMKPSKGGFTRLEFSIPARGLIGYRQEFMTDTRGNGVINTQFDSYKKHKGEIPKRNLGSLIAFETGTATAYGLGQAQDRGLLFVSPADEVYEGMVVGSNAKGLDIEVNVCKRKQQTNIRSAAADDAIRLFPPKIMSLEELMEFIEPDELIEVTPKSLRLRKKILNTNLRYKSHKNKK
- the cls gene encoding cardiolipin synthase, translating into MPFIEITSRSFWWVNILLALLVVFLGRHKNPKSTLMWVMVLTMIPGLGFILYLFLGQDYKKRQMFLLKEEQDEFINNIALFQTDFISKGKFFYNNEKTREYYDLIRMNLEVDESFYTQDNDIELFYWGKEKFARLLQDIENATQSIDLQYYIFKYDNIGSKLIKALERKAKEGIEVRVLYDGVGGRTLKKRDFEKLEKYGGEVNIFFPSLIRSFNFKLNYRNHRKIVVIDNRIGYVGGFNVGDEYLGLHKKFGPWRDTHIRIEGSGVLGLKVRFIKDWKYASGKLSETSEHLSGRYNPEGNSGIQIITSGPDTQFENIKNAYFKMITSAREEIFIQTPYFVPDEAIMDALKTAIISGVKVTIMIPGNPDHPFVYWASLSYLGTLLHAGARVYLYDTGFLHCKTLVIDDYVSTVGSANMDIRSFALNFEVNAVIYDEAVNESLKNQFMLDIEKSKEMTLEDYLNRGRIVKIKEAFSRLLSPVL